The sequence CACTCACAATGCCCATGTATATAAGTTGGCTGATTATGCCCTTAATGTCGTAGTTTATTATGAAAATAAATAGTTCAGCAAGTTCTTCACGGAACTCATCATCTATGTGACCCATCATACCGAAATCAAGGAAACATACCACGTTATTTTTGAGGACGTAGATGTTCCCAGGGTGGGGGTCGGCGTGGAAGAAGCCGTGTATCAGAACCTGTTTGAAGTAGGACTCAGCACCCCTGCGTGCTATTGTTTTCCCATTGAATTTTTCTCCAAGTTCTGGATTTTCCATTATGTCCCGTACCTTGACTCCCTCTATGAACTCCATGGTGAGCACGTGGGATGTACAGTACTCATCATAAATCTCAGGGACGTAAATACTTTTATCACCCTTAAAAATAGTTTTGAACCGCTTAGCATTCCTTGCTTCCTGTCCGTAGTTTATCTCCTTGAGTATGGATCGTTCGAATTCATCAACGATTCCTGGAAGGTTGTAGTACTGCCATTTAGGTATTCTTTTATCTATGAGGTTGGCTAGGTAACGCATTATGGTTATGTCCTGCTTCACCAGGGTTTCAAGATCAGGGCGCTGAACCTTCACAGCAACGGCTGAACCATCCTTAAGCAAGGCCCTGTGAACCTGTCCAACCGATGCAGCTGCAAGGGGTTTCTCATCGAAACTTGAAAAAACCTCGCCAATTGGAGCTCCAAGCTCCTCCTCGATCCGGGATTTAACAATTTCGTACTCAAATGGGGGTGTGTTGTCCTGGAGTTTTGTGAATTCCTGAGAAACCTCATCCCCAACCAGATCCGGGCGTGTGCTTATAACCTGGCCCAGTTTGATGAAGGTGGTTCCAAGATCCTCCAGAACAAGGCGCAGTCTCTCTGAAACTGAACTGTCCAGCTCCTCATCAACTGAACCTGCAAAATAAAATCTTTCAGAGAATGGTAGTCTGTTTCGCAGTCCTATTTTCTCAATTACACTTCCAAATTCGTATTCAGCCAGAACCACAAGGATTTCCCGTAATCTTTTGATGTTAGGCCGACTGTCCTCAGGAATTATATTCATGATACACCTATTGGGATTTAGTAATATAGATAATTTTTCATGTAAGATTGGAATGGATCGAAATCACTCCAGCTGACACAGCAGATTCATGTAGAAATTTTTAAACCCCTCTTAGATTAATTCATATAAACTTTTACGCTCTTGTCCTTTTTTTAGTGCAAAGGTTTAAGTAGTGGTTGGTGTTATATTTTTAGGTATGAAGAGTGATTTGGTGTTGGAATTGTTTATTCCAGATGAGGAGAAAGCTTTAAATTTTTTTAGATGTATAAGATGGTCTAACGGTGTTTATTGTCCGGAATGTGGGTCTTATGATGTTTATAAAAGGGGTTATGTTTATAACAAGAGAGTAAGGCGTTATTCGTGTAATAAATGTGGTAAAAACTTTACAGATTTCTCTGATACGATATTTGCCAATAAACACTTGCCTTTAGGTGAAATGTTTTACATAATATTGAATCAAGATAAAAAAAGTGTTAATCGTTTATCAGAAGAGTTAGGCCATAAATGGGAGAGTATTGATAGATTATCTAAGGAATTTAAGGAATATCTGGAGAAAAACACAAAAGATCCTGTTTTATCTGGAAAAATTGAAATTGATGAAATGTACCAATCTTCAGGAGATAAAGGTTTAAAAAAAACAATCCAAGATGCAGAGGCCTCAAACAAAGAGGAAGAGGCACGTGGAAAAAAGACAAACCACCAATAGTCACCATAACAGAAAGAGGGACAAGAAACACCATTTTAAGCGTTGAAAAGAACCTCTCCAAAAAATTAATACAAGAAAAACTCAAAACACACTGCAAAAATCCAGTAACCGTTTTCACCGATGACTATACAATCTACACAGGTTTAAAACAACACCCACAAGTTAAAGAACATAAAATAATCAACCACTCACTAAAAGAGTATGCAAACGGCGAAATACACGTTAATAACTGTGAAAACAGACATTCACTCTTGAGACAATATCTAAGAATATTTAGAGGTATTTCAAAGAAATACCTCAACAAATACGTCAAATTCTTCCAATTCACATTCCTAAACGGAACAAACTGGATAGACAAAGCAATACAGATAACATGCAATGCACCTAAAAAAGTATAAGAGCGAACTTTTAATCCCCATTAAAATCTTTTATATCTTTTTTTAAACCCTTTGAATCCGTTTAAAAATTTAAATATTCTGGTGAGTAGACATGGATGGAAGCATTGATAAGGCACCTCGTTCAATAAAGAATAGTTTATAAATAATATGCTGATGAATTTTATTCTGAGAGTAGTTAATAGGTGGTCAAATGCGAATACTTTTGATTCATTCTGATTATTTGAAGTACAAAACAAAGTCAAAAACCAGGATAGCAGAAAAAATAGAAGATGAGAAGAAAAAAGGTGAATTTGAAGATTCACTTGTGGTTTTCACAGC is a genomic window of Methanobacterium congolense containing:
- a CDS encoding ABC1 kinase family protein, which translates into the protein MNIIPEDSRPNIKRLREILVVLAEYEFGSVIEKIGLRNRLPFSERFYFAGSVDEELDSSVSERLRLVLEDLGTTFIKLGQVISTRPDLVGDEVSQEFTKLQDNTPPFEYEIVKSRIEEELGAPIGEVFSSFDEKPLAAASVGQVHRALLKDGSAVAVKVQRPDLETLVKQDITIMRYLANLIDKRIPKWQYYNLPGIVDEFERSILKEINYGQEARNAKRFKTIFKGDKSIYVPEIYDEYCTSHVLTMEFIEGVKVRDIMENPELGEKFNGKTIARRGAESYFKQVLIHGFFHADPHPGNIYVLKNNVVCFLDFGMMGHIDDEFREELAELFIFIINYDIKGIISQLIYMGIVSENADLKSLKYDIMDLMDRYYDADLKELGKIIKDLGTSKIMEKYQIKLPRDFVLLGRVITMVEDMGQKLDPEFNGVEISKPLAKKLVMRKLSPLRILDFIGGNFFEFEHLMKILPRSISKTMMKLEEGKINIEMEHKNLDALSANIDRSSNRISLSLIIAALIIGSSLIMQTNKGILILGFPFLGIIGFIISAVLGIALVISILRYSNI
- a CDS encoding transposase; this translates as MKSDLVLELFIPDEEKALNFFRCIRWSNGVYCPECGSYDVYKRGYVYNKRVRRYSCNKCGKNFTDFSDTIFANKHLPLGEMFYIILNQDKKSVNRLSEELGHKWESIDRLSKEFKEYLEKNTKDPVLSGKIEIDEMYQSSGDKGLKKTIQDAEASNKEEEARGKKTNHQ